Proteins encoded together in one Xyrauchen texanus isolate HMW12.3.18 chromosome 50, RBS_HiC_50CHRs, whole genome shotgun sequence window:
- the fndc10 gene encoding fibronectin type III domain-containing protein 10 encodes MGSVLLHCFTVLMFFSTGSSALPNRTSSVRDAQYETTDSNKDSLRIRDLNTKSRPKLQDNNSAVRRWHVLGPGREIGPLCAYRTMDTGDPGRLCFRYTQPDFRCPVASCRQVRSPDGLLMANILSNGSVFIQWTVSDSRAGPMPTEAPQGPTAPPDSPSVGGFRLSCWWNGSYSQFECAGVHLGSSCRDYLLNELHTNVPYRLCVRPYALERAEACVEFSLTPGGMQDIVIAMTTVGGAICVMLVIICLLVAYITENVMNPTTQHSHRSHLHTHL; translated from the coding sequence ATGGGGTCGGTTCTCCTCCACTGCTTCACTGTTCTGATGTTTTTCAGCACCGGGAGTTCTGCTTTACCGAACCGGACCAGCAGCGTCCGTGATGCGCAATACGAAACCACCGACAGCAATAAAGACTCTTTAAGAATCCGTGATTTAAACACTAAGTCGAGACCAAAGCTACAGGACAACAACAGTGCTGTGAGACGATGGCATGTTTTGGGCCCTGGGCGTGAGATTGGGCCCCTGTGCGCCTACCGCACTATGGACACAGGTGACCCCGGGCGACTGTGTTTCCGGTACACCCAGCCAGACTTCAGGTGCCCCGTCGCTTCCTGTCGGCAGGTGAGGTCACCTGATGGGCTACTTATGGCAAATATCTTGTCCAACGGAAGTGTGTTTATTCAGTGGACGGTCTCGGACTCCAGAGCGGGGCCCATGCCCACTGAGGCCCCACAGGGCCCGACCGCCCCACCAGATAGCCCCTCAGTGGGCGGCTTCAGGCTCAGCTGCTGGTGGAATGGCAGCTACTCGCAGTTCGAATGCGCCGGGGTGCATTTAGGCAGCAGCTGCAGGGATTATTTACTCAACGAGCTGCACACCAACGTCCCCTACCGCCTGTGCGTGCGGCCCTACGCCCTTGAGCGCGCCGAAGCCTGCGTGGAGTTCAGCCTCACGCCCGGCGGGATGCAGGACATcgtcattgccatgacaacagtgGGAGGAGCCATCTGCGTGATGCTGGTCATCATTTGTCTGTTGGTGGCGTACATCACCGAGAACGTCATGAACCCGACGACGCAACACTCGCACAgatcacacttacacacacacctgtga